The sequence CACGCAATTTAATGTAGTAAAAAAGCACATATAAAAACCAAAAACAACTTAACCAAGCACCATCCAAACAATTGTTGTACTATTGTTTGTTTAGGGTACAACAATTATCATTGTACTTGGACCGTGATATGTTGGTCTTCAATTTATGCTTGCTTAtgatataaacatatttttatgggctataaattcaaattttcgcATCAcatttatccaaaaaaatatgCTCGGACTTGACTTTAATTTAAGGAAATTTTGTTTCACTAGgcataaatttgatttttaacaAGCAAATATTAAAGATTAATCTACTAGGCATATTTTCTCATTATTCATGCATGCAAATTACAATCTAACAAGTAATAAATACCATAAGAAGCATTTAAATACGAGCTCGAATTGTACGTTCCAAGCCAACAAGTGGCGTGGTTACAAACTTCCCAAGTATTACATCTTCCTCCAATGCCTGTATCGTCTCTGAAGAAAGGCAAATCTCAAGAATCATACTCCCTTCTTCTTGTCCAGGTGACACTGTTATTTTCCCCTCTAGCATGTTTCCAATGCCACTTCTATGGGTAATCGGTTTTCCCCATCCAAAATCATACTTGTAAAATCAAATCGGGAAGAGTTGTTCAGCATGAAGTAATTGCTTGGCAAATAATCCAATTTTACTACATTCATCCAACTCTCGTACACGCACTTCAAATTTTCATGATCATGGGAAGCAATCGCCTTGTTAATTTGTAAAGCGGCCCATCCAACTCCGTGCTCGAGCAGCTCTCCTGTCTTGATTGTTGTGGTAGCAGGGTAAATTGCATTCCCAAAGAAGTTCCGTCCACTACCACATAATTGTTTGAGCAGACATCTTCTAGCTCTGTTACTTTCACTGCAAAACAAGGTTGGGAGATAGCCTCTTGATTTTAGATTCCATTGAGTGGGAAGAAATCGCATACCCACATAAGGATCTGCACAATGTCACTGACTCTAATACCATGTGCGGTTGCATTGCATGGTTGAGTTGAGAACCATAATTATTACAGTTTATGAAGAAAGAAGTGGTGTCGTCTTTGGTTGTGTCAAGGCGGCCACGGAATGGAGGGAAAAAAGCTAAAGCTCGAGATAGTGAAATACGGAACTGGTTTTAGTTTTTGCCCCCAAAAGATAGTACTAACTTTGAAAACAATGTAGCTTCTCAattctcaaaaaagaaaaagaaacaagcaGCATCCCTTAAACACACAAGTAAACACCTCTATGGTGCATTATTCTATTGATAAAGAAGCTTGCAAATCTAACAAGAACTACCATAAAAAACAGTTAAATACGAGATCGAATTGTTGGTTCCACAGCAACCATTGGTGTAGTGTTCACAAACTCCCCAAATATTATGTCTTCCTCCAATGCTTGTATTGTCTCTGAAGAAAGGCAAATTTCAACAATCATGCTCCCTTCTCCTAGCCCAGGTGACACTGTTATCTTCCCATCTAACAGGTTCCCCACCCCACCTCTATGTGCAATCGGCTTTCCCCAACCAAAATCATActtataaaaattgaattgcGGAGAGCCGTTCAGCATAAAGTAATTGCTTGGCAAATCCCCCAATTTTGTTACCTCAGGTTCGTTCATCCAATTCTCGTATATGCACTTCAACTTTTCATGATCATGGGTAGCAATCGTCTTATTAATTTGTAAAGCAGCCCATCCAAATCCGTGCTCCAGCAGCTCTCCCGTCTTGATAGTTGTGGGTGCAGGGTAAATTGCATTCCCAAAGAACCCTTCAGGTAATGGAGGATTCAGTCTTTTCCTCATGTCAATGGATACCTCAAAAGTAGTTTCTTCGCTGTGATCAAGACGACGACAGCGTATCACCGATTGCCAAAGGTGAGCCAGTACAGCTTGAAGTGAAGAAATCTTGGTGGTGTTCATTTGATGATTGGCCTTTGCTTTTAGCTTGGACACATTTTCTCTGCTAAAGTGAAATACCTTTTCTCGCAGCGCTGGTGGAGTGAATTTATCACCTGcattgattctttcatttggTACATAAATGCGATCAGAGGAATGGTCCATTTTGAAAGGAAATTTACGTTTTAAATAAGGAATTTTTGAGATGACATTACAACCCCGAGATATCTCAGCCCAAGAATTGTAAAAATGCCAATAGGATGATCCATCAACTAATGCGTGATTGGCTGCGCAGCCAATGAAAATGCCATCCACAAGCTCTGTTACTTGCACAGCTAAAAATGGTTGGGAGGTAGCCTCTGTGTTTTGGACTCCAGTTAGTGGGAAGAAATCGTTTACCACATGAGGAACCAAATTTGATTCCATTATGTCGCCAACTGTAACACCATCAGCTATCGCATGGTTGAATTGCACACCGACGTTGTTACAGTTGACGAAGAAACAAGTGGTTCCACTCTTCTCTTCTTGGGCTGCCTCAAGGCGGCCGCAGAATGGAGGGAAGAAATCTAAAGTTCGAGATAGTGATACTCTAAGATGATCAATTAATGTAGTAGTATTTGTTGATTTTGATAAATCTCTTACTTGTTCAAATGTAGGCATGGGATACAGGAGTCCACTTTGCCCATATTCAATTTGAAGCTCATAAATGTCCCATGGTGTCAACTCAATAATTTTACAATTATCTGGACTTCTTCCAGAAGATTTAATTGTGCATGTTGAAATGATGGATACCTTGGAGGCCATACCTTGGATCTTCAAATTTAGTGAGCAAGAAGGTATTTACTTAGTTTATTACTAAAGCTCTCATGGTGTCAAAAATCTATCAATCTTTGTATTTAATGGCTTCAATATTATTTGTACgctatactaaaaataaatattcaataatatttgtttatattaaaaaattcataaataattttacacttaattcttaatttattcttatcattaattattatattttttaagatattatattctatataattaaaaatcaatataataaaattatcattctatttatagttttttaataaatatgtcaAGGTTAGTTGTTGACTTATTACCTTGAGAAATATTAATGTTTACTTATTTGATTGAGATATTGTAATTAcaataatgtatttattttgtaaaatgcAATAATCAATAATGTGTTGAACTGATAGTTAAATAGTAGCCagttaaaaaatgacaaaaagtcTCATATTATGGGTTAATTAGAGGGTGGATTCCATATATGGCTTTGGCAATCCTTCTTcttttgagctagcttttggagtgtgagttaggcctaagacctaatttcacctcgatcaaattataataatctGATCCAGCAGCATCGGTTTAAAAATCTAAAACCGGTAATAATCTAACCGGTTAATTGATTGAGTGCATAAAAATATTACTCCTTGATATTTGTGTTaacaatatttgtattaattatacataaattatttataatgctttgtttgatttgatatattaaaattagtatatattatacacaaatattcatttacgtaaatattcttaataatatAGAAATCATCATCTCCAATATATAAACTTATAAGTACTcaaattgatacaaaataaagttgagtaacattttgagatattaatattatttaaaattaattgattagttGGTTAAGTATTTCAGTAATTGTGCGTATCAAGAAAATGGATCTTAATGTTAATAACGTGTTAAtattgttaggaccgaaaataagtaggtgtaaacacggaagctagcaaagcaaacctcaaaagaccatgagtaagaagacaacgaaaaatataccaaaagacacaaaaatttaacgtggttcggtcaatcgacctacgtccacaaaggagatgagcaatccattataaatatgagagtacaaaatacagagggaaacaacctcaaccaattcactcggagtacatgggaggttcacacaagtgataacgtatcaagcttgtgacccacaaattctccccctaaccaaaactctcaaagcctttaagactacattgtgaatgctgattaagttagaaggaacattcctctatttatagagtcctaaaccttttcctacaagaaaagaattagtcaattcaaaacattttcctaaaaggaaaacttatttatggtaagaaatttagggcaaataaaacccaacaaatctcccccttggcctgaatttctaacaaaataaatttgtccaaccTTCttgacttaatcttcaacaacttgcttctcctctccataatctcctttacaaaatttatgtctcaacacagagaacctctctgaaacaatttctccaacaaaatattcattattGTCAAAAAGGTTgtggctagaactacacccgccaagatgaacacctctttctaacctggttcaataatcgattatcgaaccactaaacctgactccatcattgaatctggctctgataccacttgttaggaccgaaaataagcaggtgtaaacgcggaaactagcaaagcaaacctcaaaagaccatgagtaagaagacaacaagaaaaggattagtcagtAATTGTGCGTATCAAGAAAATGGATCTTAATGTTAATAACGTGTT comes from Solanum pennellii chromosome 1, SPENNV200 and encodes:
- the LOC107003710 gene encoding protein ENHANCED PSEUDOMONAS SUSCEPTIBILTY 1-like encodes the protein MASKVSIISTCTIKSSGRSPDNCKIIELTPWDIYELQIEYGQSGLLYPMPTFEQVRDLSKSTNTTTLIDHLRVSLSRTLDFFPPFCGRLEAAQEEKSGTTCFFVNCNNVGVQFNHAIADGVTVGDIMESNLVPHVVNDFFPLTGVQNTEATSQPFLAVQVTELVDGIFIGCAANHALVDGSSYWHFYNSWAEISRGCNVISKIPYLKRKFPFKMDHSSDRIYVPNERINAGDKFTPPALREKVFHFSRENVSKLKAKANHQMNTTKISSLQAVLAHLWQSVIRCRRLDHSEETTFEVSIDMRKRLNPPLPEGFFGNAIYPAPTTIKTGELLEHGFGWAALQINKTIATHDHEKLKCIYENWMNEPEVTKLGDLPSNYFMLNGSPQFNFYKYDFGWGKPIAHRGGVGNLLDGKITVSPGLGEGSMIVEICLSSETIQALEEDIIFGEFVNTTPMVAVEPTIRSRI